One region of Aminobacterium colombiense DSM 12261 genomic DNA includes:
- the pgsA gene encoding CDP-diacylglycerol--glycerol-3-phosphate 3-phosphatidyltransferase → MSALNVPNMLSLLRVFLTPLVVIFLTLKISTPVLILEKLGVEVSYGDLIAGFVFILAALTDTADGYIARKKGIVTNLGKFIDPLADKILVVAALISLVELQRLPAWIVVVIISRDFVVTGIRLVAAAEGIVIAASPMGKLKTVSQIIAISLLIFNFPGGLLAMWVAMILTVWSGMEYLIKGRNIIFDAS, encoded by the coding sequence ATGTCTGCCCTGAATGTTCCGAACATGTTAAGTCTGTTACGAGTTTTTTTGACTCCCTTAGTGGTCATCTTTTTGACCCTAAAAATAAGCACTCCAGTTCTTATCCTTGAAAAACTGGGGGTCGAGGTAAGCTATGGAGACCTTATTGCTGGATTTGTCTTTATTCTTGCGGCTCTCACCGATACTGCCGATGGCTACATTGCCCGTAAGAAAGGCATCGTTACCAATCTTGGCAAATTTATAGACCCTCTGGCGGATAAGATTCTTGTGGTTGCGGCTTTAATCTCCCTCGTAGAATTACAACGTTTACCTGCATGGATAGTGGTGGTCATTATCTCCCGGGATTTTGTTGTTACGGGCATCCGTCTTGTAGCTGCGGCAGAAGGGATAGTTATCGCCGCCTCACCTATGGGTAAACTCAAAACGGTAAGTCAGATCATTGCCATATCGCTGTTAATATTCAATTTTCCAGGGGGGCTCCTCGCTATGTGGGTGGCCATGATTCTCACAGTGTGGTCTGGCATGGAATATCTCATAAAAGGGCGAAACATCATTTTTGACGCTTCGTAA
- a CDS encoding ABC transporter substrate-binding protein translates to MKLRRIGLALAMVLLLGGMAFAQDTIRIGVFLPLTGQNAFGGQLELDGVRMAHEEVAEVLGKKVELIVVDNKSDKVESANAVKRLIEKEKVVAIIGTYGSSLAMAGGEVAEKAGIPVMGTSCTNPLVTQGKKYYFRACFIDPYQGAAAATYAIRELGAKKAATLVDVSNDYSVGLAGFFKQSFLKLGAEIVAELKYNTGDQDFTAQLTEIISKKPDIMFIPSYFAEGAIIMKQAAELGAEFKIMGGDAMDNPEIVAIGGEAVEGFMHTTFPYDPSMTDMNPLAKQFTENWKKGHPDKDPNVNAALGYDSYLLVIDAIKRAGAAEPEAITKAMAETKDFPGVTGNTTINETHDAEKEVGIVMIKDGKKTFIGTVKPEM, encoded by the coding sequence ATGAAGCTGCGAAGGATTGGGTTAGCGTTAGCAATGGTTCTGCTGTTGGGAGGAATGGCCTTTGCTCAAGACACGATTCGCATAGGAGTTTTTCTTCCTCTGACAGGGCAAAATGCTTTTGGCGGCCAGCTTGAGCTGGATGGCGTGAGAATGGCTCACGAAGAAGTCGCGGAAGTGTTAGGCAAGAAAGTAGAACTCATAGTAGTGGATAACAAGTCAGACAAAGTCGAGTCCGCAAATGCGGTAAAAAGACTGATCGAGAAAGAAAAAGTTGTTGCCATTATCGGAACCTATGGATCCTCTCTTGCTATGGCTGGCGGAGAAGTGGCAGAAAAAGCAGGGATCCCCGTTATGGGGACATCTTGTACAAACCCGCTCGTAACCCAGGGTAAAAAATATTATTTCCGCGCATGCTTTATAGATCCCTACCAGGGCGCCGCCGCCGCAACTTATGCTATCAGGGAACTCGGGGCGAAAAAAGCCGCAACTCTCGTTGATGTTTCTAATGACTATAGTGTAGGTTTGGCTGGATTTTTTAAACAGTCCTTTTTGAAATTGGGGGCAGAGATTGTTGCAGAGCTTAAGTACAACACAGGCGACCAGGATTTCACGGCGCAGCTTACAGAAATAATCAGCAAAAAACCTGACATTATGTTTATTCCTTCTTACTTCGCCGAAGGCGCTATCATTATGAAACAGGCTGCCGAACTTGGTGCAGAATTCAAGATCATGGGCGGCGATGCCATGGATAACCCCGAAATAGTCGCTATTGGTGGAGAGGCCGTTGAAGGTTTCATGCACACCACTTTCCCCTATGACCCTTCAATGACTGACATGAACCCCCTCGCGAAACAATTTACCGAAAACTGGAAGAAAGGTCACCCAGACAAAGATCCCAACGTCAATGCCGCTCTTGGATACGATTCCTACCTTTTGGTTATCGACGCTATCAAGCGAGCCGGCGCTGCGGAGCCCGAAGCCATCACCAAGGCTATGGCTGAAACCAAGGATTTCCCGGGTGTAACTGGAAACACTACCATCAACGAAACTCATGATGCTGAAAAAGAAGTGGGTATCGTTATGATCAAGGATGGTAAAAAGACCTTTATCGGAACAGTAAAACCTGAAATGTAA
- a CDS encoding ABC transporter ATP-binding protein, with protein MNQPKAVLETKGLTMCFGGLTAVNSFNMAVPKGSIVGLIGPNGAGKTTVFNMITGFYKPTEGNIFFNEDNITGFPPNKVCESGIARTFQNIRLFSNETVLQNVMIGCHVRQKSKWWMAPFPVPSMIQEEKEIREKSMKLLQSVSLAQDANVLSSSLPYGAQRRLEIARALATDPSFLLLDEPAAGMNPLETVDLMSFIRRIRDEFNLTILLIEHDMKVVMGICEYIWVLDYGKLIAEGNPDEIQSNPRVIEAYLGEEYVKNA; from the coding sequence ATGAACCAGCCTAAAGCTGTGCTTGAAACAAAGGGGCTCACCATGTGTTTCGGCGGGTTAACGGCAGTAAACTCTTTTAATATGGCAGTTCCGAAGGGAAGCATTGTTGGGCTGATAGGTCCTAATGGCGCAGGGAAGACTACTGTTTTTAATATGATTACAGGTTTTTATAAGCCCACAGAGGGCAATATCTTCTTCAATGAAGATAATATTACAGGTTTTCCTCCGAACAAGGTATGTGAGTCGGGCATTGCCCGAACATTTCAGAATATACGTCTTTTTTCCAATGAGACGGTTTTGCAGAATGTTATGATAGGCTGCCATGTACGGCAGAAAAGCAAGTGGTGGATGGCTCCTTTCCCAGTGCCATCCATGATTCAGGAAGAGAAGGAAATTCGTGAAAAGTCTATGAAGTTGCTGCAATCTGTGTCTTTGGCTCAAGATGCCAACGTACTTTCGAGCTCTCTGCCTTATGGAGCGCAACGTCGTCTTGAAATAGCCAGGGCTCTCGCCACAGATCCGAGCTTCTTGCTTCTAGATGAACCCGCAGCCGGCATGAACCCACTGGAAACTGTTGACCTCATGTCCTTTATACGCAGAATTCGCGACGAGTTTAATTTAACTATCCTTCTTATCGAACATGATATGAAGGTTGTTATGGGAATTTGTGAATATATCTGGGTTCTTGATTACGGCAAACTCATAGCGGAAGGAAATCCAGACGAGATACAGTCTAACCCTAGGGTTATAGAAGCCTACCTTGGAGAGGAGTACGTGAAAAATGCTTAA
- a CDS encoding branched-chain amino acid ABC transporter permease: protein MSLNMFIQHLFNAITLGSLYGLIAIGYTMVYGILRLINFAHGDIFMLGAYFVFFSVSLAKLPWGIAVALAVILSTFCGILVDRIAYRPLRNAPRISALISAIGVSFFIENLGLVVFTGLPRPVVQPAWLVKIIKVSGVRILPLAIVVPVVTFSLVLGLLWIVYKTKPGLAMRAISKDIETTRLMGVSVDKVIALTFALGSALAAASGIMWALRYPQIHPFMGVIPGFKAFIAAVFGGIGSIQGAVLGGMILGIIEIMVVAFFPALSGYRDAFAFILLIVILLIRPTGLMGEKLEDKI, encoded by the coding sequence GTGAGCCTGAATATGTTTATTCAGCATCTATTTAATGCCATTACCCTCGGCTCTCTTTATGGCCTTATAGCAATAGGTTACACCATGGTTTATGGCATCTTGCGACTTATTAACTTCGCCCATGGTGATATTTTTATGCTTGGTGCCTATTTTGTGTTTTTCTCTGTCTCCCTAGCCAAGTTGCCATGGGGTATTGCGGTTGCTCTCGCAGTTATCCTTTCTACGTTCTGCGGGATTCTGGTAGATAGAATTGCCTATCGCCCTCTTCGAAACGCGCCCCGAATATCCGCCCTTATCAGCGCGATTGGCGTTTCCTTCTTTATAGAGAATTTGGGCCTTGTGGTCTTCACAGGTCTGCCGCGACCTGTTGTGCAGCCTGCTTGGCTGGTGAAGATCATTAAGGTGAGTGGAGTTCGTATACTGCCTTTGGCTATAGTTGTTCCGGTCGTTACCTTCTCGCTTGTTTTGGGGTTGCTCTGGATTGTCTATAAAACCAAGCCAGGACTGGCTATGCGGGCCATCTCTAAAGATATTGAAACAACGCGGCTCATGGGGGTTTCGGTGGATAAAGTCATAGCTCTTACCTTTGCCCTAGGTTCAGCTTTGGCAGCGGCTTCAGGGATTATGTGGGCCTTGAGATATCCCCAAATCCACCCATTTATGGGAGTAATTCCAGGATTTAAGGCATTTATAGCTGCTGTTTTTGGTGGCATAGGTTCCATTCAGGGAGCAGTCCTTGGGGGTATGATCCTCGGCATCATTGAGATTATGGTGGTCGCATTCTTCCCCGCTCTTTCTGGATATCGGGATGCTTTTGCCTTTATTCTTCTGATCGTTATCCTCCTCATAAGGCCGACTGGTCTTATGGGGGAGAAGTTGGAGGACAAGATCTGA
- a CDS encoding 50S ribosomal protein L11 methyltransferase — MAGAESFWWYITLEGETGLEEEMVSLADLSGGIGSEEHESPEKILLRIYYRTSHDLGYWLDELNRIIEPLSGITAVDMGKIENRQWHTEWKEAFPPLPVGEEFVVLAPWHRGSEPRDRIPLYIYPGSAFGTGYHESTQIALTLLERHMKPHWDVADIGTGSGILFIGAIRLGAGKVYARDLDPAVLDEVLNNMELNGIFREEVDLKEGDLLKDFNHQVNLLMANIIIEPLISMVPHVPAVLKDDGIAIFSGLLVKEKIMFTEAIGKAGLKIIDELEQNEWWGVAVTRK, encoded by the coding sequence ATGGCCGGAGCAGAAAGTTTCTGGTGGTATATAACCCTGGAAGGAGAAACAGGACTTGAAGAGGAAATGGTTTCTCTCGCCGATCTTTCTGGCGGAATAGGCTCTGAAGAGCATGAAAGCCCCGAAAAGATTCTTCTCCGCATCTATTATCGAACCTCCCATGACCTAGGCTACTGGCTTGATGAGCTCAATCGTATTATTGAGCCTCTATCAGGCATAACTGCCGTCGATATGGGGAAAATAGAAAATCGGCAATGGCATACTGAATGGAAAGAGGCTTTTCCTCCTTTGCCGGTAGGGGAGGAGTTTGTTGTCCTCGCACCCTGGCATCGGGGTTCGGAACCCAGGGACCGCATACCGCTTTACATCTATCCTGGCTCCGCATTTGGCACAGGGTATCATGAGAGTACTCAAATAGCTTTGACCCTTTTGGAACGCCATATGAAACCACACTGGGATGTGGCTGATATCGGAACAGGGTCAGGCATTCTCTTTATTGGGGCGATCCGCCTTGGTGCCGGCAAGGTCTATGCGAGGGACCTGGATCCCGCTGTTTTGGACGAAGTGCTGAATAATATGGAGCTGAACGGCATATTCAGAGAAGAAGTAGATTTGAAAGAAGGAGACTTGCTTAAAGATTTTAACCACCAGGTCAACCTGTTAATGGCGAACATTATCATTGAGCCCCTTATTTCGATGGTGCCTCATGTCCCCGCAGTGTTAAAAGATGACGGGATTGCTATTTTTTCAGGACTTCTAGTTAAAGAAAAGATAATGTTTACGGAGGCCATTGGCAAAGCGGGTTTGAAGATCATAGATGAACTTGAACAAAATGAGTGGTGGGGAGTGGCAGTAACCAGAAAATGA
- a CDS encoding branched-chain amino acid ABC transporter permease, whose product MDKKTRNFILNLCGIGVLGLFLYWAQGNLDGYKIQVLNLVAVNAILALSLNLIYGFTGMFSLGHAGFMAIGAYVCAILILSPAQKQALWILEPIIWPFSVIGAPFVVAVFIGGLIASFFGLLIAIPVLRLGGDYLGIATLGFAEIIRVVLTNLTPITNGALGIKGIPSYANIWWNYGWLLFTLYFMVKFLNSNFGNVLKAIRDDEIAAKNMGIDTFRYRVISFTIGAFFAGIGGALMGSLITTIDPKMFIFLLTFNVLMITVAGGLGSLSGSILGSFIITILLEWLRFVENPLTIGSFEIPGIPGMRMVIFSLALIFIILFRREGIMGMREITWDGIFARFNKGGKTE is encoded by the coding sequence ATGGATAAAAAGACGAGAAACTTCATATTGAATTTATGCGGCATTGGTGTGCTGGGTCTTTTCCTTTACTGGGCACAGGGAAATCTGGATGGCTACAAGATACAGGTTCTTAATCTAGTTGCTGTCAATGCTATTCTGGCTCTCAGTCTTAATTTGATTTATGGGTTTACGGGGATGTTTTCCCTTGGCCATGCTGGTTTTATGGCTATTGGCGCCTATGTGTGCGCCATATTGATCTTAAGCCCGGCTCAGAAACAGGCCTTGTGGATTCTGGAACCGATCATATGGCCATTTTCAGTCATAGGCGCGCCTTTTGTTGTTGCAGTCTTTATTGGGGGGCTTATTGCCAGTTTCTTCGGTCTCCTTATCGCTATTCCGGTTTTGCGTCTTGGTGGCGACTATCTTGGTATTGCAACCCTCGGCTTTGCAGAAATTATCCGTGTTGTCTTGACGAACCTGACCCCTATTACAAACGGGGCTCTTGGAATTAAAGGCATTCCGTCCTACGCGAACATTTGGTGGAACTACGGATGGTTGCTCTTTACCCTCTATTTCATGGTTAAGTTTCTCAACAGCAATTTCGGTAATGTTTTGAAGGCCATTCGTGACGATGAGATTGCCGCAAAGAACATGGGTATAGATACTTTTAGGTATAGAGTCATCTCCTTTACCATCGGGGCCTTTTTTGCTGGCATTGGAGGCGCTCTTATGGGAAGCCTCATCACCACCATTGATCCCAAAATGTTTATTTTCTTGCTGACTTTCAACGTGCTCATGATTACTGTCGCTGGGGGGTTGGGGTCTCTTTCCGGGAGTATTCTGGGCAGTTTTATCATTACTATCTTGCTTGAATGGCTCCGTTTTGTCGAAAATCCCCTCACCATAGGATCCTTTGAAATTCCTGGCATTCCGGGGATGCGTATGGTTATTTTCTCCCTCGCTCTGATCTTCATAATCCTCTTCAGGCGGGAAGGCATAATGGGGATGAGAGAGATTACATGGGATGGCATCTTTGCCCGCTTCAACAAAGGGGGGAAGACGGAATGA
- the rpsU gene encoding 30S ribosomal protein S21 → MTTIIRKDNESLEDALRRFKREVSKVGTLREARKREHYEKPSEVKKAKRAEAARKRRSRSRG, encoded by the coding sequence ATGACAACGATCATTCGGAAAGATAACGAGTCCCTTGAAGATGCGCTCAGGCGCTTCAAGCGTGAGGTTTCGAAAGTTGGAACCCTTCGAGAGGCACGGAAACGTGAGCATTATGAGAAACCGAGCGAAGTGAAAAAAGCAAAGAGGGCCGAAGCGGCCAGAAAACGACGGAGCAGATCCAGGGGGTAA
- the mtaB gene encoding tRNA (N(6)-L-threonylcarbamoyladenosine(37)-C(2))-methylthiotransferase MtaB gives MKGALQGKKINIMAMGCRSNQSEADSLASMLKRTGAEIVKAPPYDAAVLITCTVTAIADKKSRQLLRRLRRQSPEALLVATGCWAQKADPNLAQRLGVDLLVGNRQKWQIPSLLNHALGEKRPLPLTIVRNDILHSEEWDHLFQFQPLLHSRAFVKIQDGCNHFCSYCVIPFVRGEPVSRPLNSVLEEVRSIADSGCTEVVLTGVHLGLYGQFGEVSLGELVRQAGAIPGVERIRFGSLEPFGINDELLSALAETPQFCPHLHLPLQSGDDTVLQRMRRGYSPLEYMASVERARHYLGSRIHISTDVLVGFPGEDERAFANTLSFMKEVAFGKVHVFPYSSREGTRAASFDDHLPRHVVQERVHKVMEMGEQLFREYCSQWVGEEISVFIEDAAETGSTGLTPFFVKAVVPQMVSPGRIIKTLTRSYDSEQLYG, from the coding sequence ATGAAGGGCGCCTTGCAAGGAAAAAAGATCAATATTATGGCCATGGGGTGCCGCTCCAATCAGTCTGAAGCGGATTCCCTGGCCTCCATGTTAAAGAGGACAGGTGCCGAAATAGTGAAGGCGCCGCCCTATGATGCCGCAGTCCTGATCACATGTACTGTGACGGCAATTGCGGATAAAAAAAGTCGCCAGCTTCTCAGGCGGCTGCGAAGGCAATCTCCTGAAGCTCTTCTTGTGGCTACGGGCTGCTGGGCTCAAAAGGCAGACCCTAATCTTGCCCAGCGCCTTGGGGTTGACCTTCTTGTGGGCAACAGGCAGAAATGGCAGATTCCCTCACTGTTGAACCACGCTCTCGGGGAAAAAAGACCATTACCCTTAACTATTGTGAGAAATGATATTCTTCATAGCGAAGAATGGGATCATCTTTTCCAATTCCAGCCCCTTCTTCACAGCAGGGCCTTTGTCAAGATTCAGGACGGATGTAATCATTTTTGTTCCTATTGTGTCATTCCCTTTGTTAGGGGGGAACCTGTAAGCAGGCCATTGAACAGCGTGCTTGAAGAGGTTCGCTCCATAGCGGATTCAGGATGCACTGAAGTTGTACTTACAGGCGTCCATCTCGGTCTCTACGGCCAGTTCGGGGAAGTTTCCCTAGGGGAATTGGTACGACAGGCAGGAGCAATTCCGGGGGTCGAACGTATTCGTTTCGGATCCCTGGAACCCTTTGGGATAAATGACGAATTGCTTTCAGCGCTGGCTGAGACGCCTCAGTTTTGCCCCCATCTCCATCTCCCCCTCCAAAGTGGCGATGACACTGTATTGCAGAGAATGAGACGGGGATACTCTCCATTGGAATATATGGCTTCTGTGGAGAGGGCGCGGCATTATCTCGGCTCTCGAATACATATCAGTACAGATGTTCTTGTGGGTTTTCCAGGAGAGGATGAAAGGGCCTTCGCTAACACCCTGTCTTTTATGAAAGAAGTCGCTTTTGGAAAGGTTCATGTTTTCCCTTACTCCTCTAGAGAGGGGACCAGGGCGGCATCTTTTGATGATCACCTTCCCAGACATGTTGTGCAGGAACGGGTCCATAAGGTCATGGAAATGGGAGAACAGCTTTTTAGAGAATATTGTTCTCAGTGGGTTGGAGAAGAAATTTCTGTGTTCATAGAAGATGCTGCGGAAACTGGATCCACAGGCCTGACCCCCTTTTTTGTGAAAGCGGTTGTTCCCCAAATGGTCTCGCCGGGGCGCATTATAAAAACTTTGACCAGGTCATATGATTCAGAACAACTTTATGGATAG
- a CDS encoding ABC transporter ATP-binding protein has protein sequence MLKIEELHVYYGGIHAVKGISLHIPKGKIVTLIGANGAGKSSTIRSIAGLVRSAKGKILYTSNEGVEENILGKTPEFIVKKGIAMSPEGRRILPHLTVEENLLLGAYIRDDKEGIEKDMDHVYSLFPRLRERAWQKGGTLSGGEQQMLAVGRALMSRPDLVMMDEPSLGLAPMLVKEVFDIIREINAQGKTVLLVEQNAFAALKVAHHAYILEVGSIVLSGPGEDLLKNPRVKEAYLGG, from the coding sequence ATGCTTAAAATAGAGGAACTTCACGTTTACTATGGAGGAATTCATGCCGTAAAAGGCATAAGTCTTCATATTCCCAAGGGGAAGATAGTTACGTTGATTGGCGCAAATGGAGCCGGTAAGAGCAGTACTATTCGGAGCATAGCCGGCCTTGTCCGGTCTGCGAAGGGAAAGATTCTCTACACCAGTAATGAAGGGGTTGAGGAGAATATATTAGGGAAGACTCCTGAATTCATAGTAAAAAAAGGCATTGCCATGAGTCCTGAGGGGCGGCGTATCCTTCCCCATCTCACAGTGGAGGAAAACCTTCTTTTAGGTGCTTACATCAGAGATGATAAGGAGGGAATTGAAAAGGATATGGACCACGTGTATTCTCTTTTCCCCCGCCTTAGAGAGAGGGCATGGCAGAAGGGGGGAACCCTATCGGGAGGGGAACAGCAAATGCTTGCCGTGGGCAGAGCTCTTATGAGCCGCCCAGACCTTGTGATGATGGACGAGCCCTCCCTTGGCCTTGCCCCCATGCTTGTTAAGGAAGTTTTTGATATAATTCGGGAAATAAACGCTCAGGGGAAAACAGTTCTTCTTGTTGAGCAAAATGCTTTTGCCGCGTTGAAAGTTGCCCATCATGCTTATATTCTTGAGGTAGGAAGCATTGTTCTCTCTGGCCCGGGCGAGGATTTGCTGAAAAACCCAAGAGTTAAAGAGGCATATCTAGGCGGCTAA
- the dnaJ gene encoding molecular chaperone DnaJ, with protein sequence MPSPGTQEDLYEILGVPRDASSADIKKAYRQLVRKYHPDANPGNADAEEKFKKINMAYEVLSDSQKRAQYDQFGTVGDMPPGGSPFDGFGGMGDVFGDLFENIFGGGMGRRRADPRAPRQGADLEMRVTISLKDAALGLDHEVEIPRWDNCARCNGSGAEPGTSPERCSRCGGTGQVEIRQQTPFGQFVSVSPCPECGGSGQFIRNKCSSCNGQGRTRNLHRVKVKIPAGVDVGTRLRIHGEGEAGINGGPPGDLYLVVNIEDHPVFKRDGSDLHKKEAIAFPTAALGGMIRLETLIDGVEELEVPSGTQPGKVFRIRGKGMPRLRGGRGRGDLFIHVTVEVPTRLTEKQKALIEGLAKEMELEVKDEGLFSKFRNLFGS encoded by the coding sequence GTGCCATCTCCCGGTACGCAGGAAGATCTATACGAAATACTTGGCGTTCCCCGGGATGCCTCGTCAGCTGATATTAAAAAGGCCTATCGTCAGCTTGTTCGGAAATATCACCCTGATGCAAATCCAGGTAATGCCGATGCTGAGGAGAAATTCAAGAAGATCAATATGGCCTATGAGGTCTTAAGCGACTCTCAGAAGCGTGCCCAGTACGATCAGTTTGGTACTGTGGGCGATATGCCTCCAGGCGGCAGTCCCTTCGATGGTTTTGGCGGTATGGGGGATGTTTTCGGAGATCTCTTTGAAAATATATTCGGTGGGGGAATGGGGCGGCGCCGAGCCGACCCCCGAGCACCCCGCCAAGGCGCGGATCTTGAAATGAGAGTTACAATCAGCCTCAAAGACGCTGCTCTTGGGCTAGATCATGAAGTGGAGATCCCCCGATGGGATAATTGCGCTCGGTGTAACGGAAGCGGCGCAGAACCAGGGACGTCGCCAGAGAGATGTTCACGCTGTGGAGGTACGGGCCAGGTGGAAATTCGCCAGCAAACTCCTTTTGGGCAGTTCGTTTCTGTTTCTCCCTGTCCTGAATGTGGCGGGTCTGGCCAATTTATCAGGAATAAGTGTTCTTCTTGTAACGGCCAGGGACGGACGCGGAACCTCCATCGTGTTAAAGTGAAAATTCCAGCCGGTGTGGACGTTGGCACAAGGTTGCGCATCCATGGTGAAGGCGAGGCTGGCATTAACGGCGGTCCGCCAGGGGATCTTTATCTTGTCGTTAACATAGAAGACCATCCCGTCTTTAAGAGAGACGGGTCAGATCTTCATAAGAAAGAGGCCATTGCTTTTCCAACGGCAGCCCTGGGAGGGATGATTCGCCTGGAAACGTTGATAGATGGGGTAGAGGAATTGGAGGTTCCTTCGGGAACCCAGCCAGGAAAAGTCTTCCGTATTCGCGGCAAAGGAATGCCCAGACTTAGAGGAGGCCGAGGCCGGGGAGACCTGTTCATCCATGTAACGGTAGAAGTTCCCACCCGTCTTACAGAAAAACAAAAAGCGTTGATTGAAGGTTTGGCCAAGGAGATGGAGCTTGAAGTAAAGGACGAAGGTCTGTTTTCTAAGTTTAGAAACCTTTTCGGTTCTTGA
- a CDS encoding histidine triad nucleotide-binding protein: MSRNCLFCKIAEKALDARIVYENSKVIAFEDVNPQAPVHVLVIPKKHVGSAAEVLEGEVWADLMGAATEVARELDLGDGGYRLVINCGAQAGQTIPHLHVHLLAGRSFRWPPG, encoded by the coding sequence GTGAGCAGGAATTGTCTCTTCTGTAAAATAGCCGAAAAAGCTTTGGACGCCCGAATAGTTTATGAAAATTCTAAGGTTATAGCTTTTGAAGATGTTAATCCTCAGGCTCCTGTTCACGTGCTTGTTATTCCCAAAAAGCACGTAGGGTCTGCTGCCGAAGTTCTCGAAGGTGAGGTTTGGGCAGATCTTATGGGAGCAGCAACAGAAGTTGCCCGGGAACTTGATCTGGGTGATGGCGGTTATAGGCTGGTTATTAACTGTGGTGCACAAGCCGGACAAACAATCCCCCACCTTCATGTTCACCTGTTGGCGGGACGATCGTTCCGCTGGCCACCAGGTTAG
- the nrdR gene encoding transcriptional regulator NrdR encodes MRCPKCGAMETRVIETRTADEGRVVRRRRECPECLARFTTYEKVEEKRTLRVIKKNGSREIFDREKITRGISKACEKLPVSLEQIEEVASRIEESFRSGGYGEIPVSLIGERVMEELKQLNKVAYVRFASVYREFTDLSSFQREISRLSGEKD; translated from the coding sequence ATGAGATGTCCCAAGTGTGGAGCTATGGAAACTCGGGTAATTGAGACTCGTACCGCGGACGAGGGACGGGTGGTGCGCCGTAGGCGAGAATGCCCTGAATGCCTGGCCCGATTTACAACCTATGAAAAGGTAGAGGAAAAGAGAACGTTGCGGGTCATTAAAAAAAATGGCAGCAGGGAAATTTTCGACCGTGAAAAAATCACTAGAGGAATCAGCAAGGCCTGTGAGAAGCTTCCCGTATCTTTAGAACAGATTGAAGAAGTAGCTTCCAGAATAGAAGAAAGTTTTCGGTCTGGCGGATATGGTGAAATTCCGGTTTCTCTCATAGGGGAGCGAGTAATGGAGGAACTGAAGCAGTTAAATAAGGTTGCCTACGTTCGTTTTGCTTCTGTTTACCGTGAGTTTACAGATCTGTCAAGCTTTCAGCGAGAGATATCCCGGCTTTCCGGGGAAAAAGATTAG
- a CDS encoding GatB/YqeY domain-containing protein: protein MSNLSERIQKDLVAAMKTRHELELSVLRMLKSEIQKAQTEKGRTTELADDDIVALIQRLIKQRQEAAEQYTAGGAAERAAEELREAVFLETYLPEQLSDKELDEMIERAAAAVKATGPKDMGRVMGRLMGEIRGRAEGKRVKSRVQSYLQSLVD from the coding sequence GTGAGCAATCTGTCGGAACGTATTCAGAAAGATCTCGTTGCAGCTATGAAAACAAGACATGAGCTTGAGCTTTCTGTGTTACGAATGTTGAAATCAGAAATACAAAAGGCTCAGACGGAAAAGGGCCGTACGACGGAACTTGCTGACGATGATATTGTTGCCCTTATCCAGCGTCTCATTAAACAGAGACAAGAAGCCGCGGAGCAATATACCGCAGGGGGAGCTGCCGAGCGAGCCGCAGAAGAGTTGCGTGAAGCTGTGTTTCTTGAAACATATCTTCCAGAGCAGCTTTCTGACAAAGAGCTTGATGAAATGATTGAAAGGGCTGCAGCTGCTGTCAAAGCTACGGGTCCCAAGGATATGGGCCGTGTAATGGGCCGTTTAATGGGGGAAATCCGTGGTAGGGCAGAGGGGAAAAGGGTCAAATCCAGGGTCCAATCCTATCTGCAGTCTCTTGTAGATTAG